From Puntigrus tetrazona isolate hp1 chromosome 8, ASM1883169v1, whole genome shotgun sequence, the proteins below share one genomic window:
- the rfx2 gene encoding DNA-binding protein RFX2 isoform X2, producing the protein MQRSEGGSESASTVALRTSTSAQAPVVQPVPASQQRVLVQATGSSQKGAQVQQLPVPRVQQVPQQVQQVQHVYQSQVQYVEGAEAVYPNGTIRTAYSYNPESQLYGQGSGSTYFDTQAGGTQVTTVVSSAGGVPAHSMVGIAMDVGSSQIISSGSAYLIHGGMESGRHHTSHSSRSSSAMLQWLLDNYETAEGVSLPRSSLYNHYLRHCQEQKLDPVNAASFGKLIRSVFMGLRTRRLGTRGNSKYHYYGIRLKPDSPLNRLQEDTQYMAMRQQPVHQKQRFKPFHKMDGMGDSLNSGSQHSSSTPEQSVAAQSQHHQQYIDVSHVLPPFPSPDLGSCPLPESISINDVKKLQSNYRIHCEATLDVVMNLQFHLIEKLWQTFWYSTAPSSDGATTIPNSEEDVEDIRGFPREKLIALCKYEPIKQWMRSCDHILYQALVEILIPDVLRPVPSTLTQAIRNFAKSLEGWLTSAMSDYPQEIVRTKAAVVSAFAQTLRRYTSLNHLAQAARAVLQNTSQINQMLSDLNRVDFANVQEQASWVCQCDESVVQRLEQDFKVTLQQQSSLDQWAAWLDNVVNQVLKPYEGSSSFPRAARQFLLKWSFYSSMVIRDLTLRSAASFGSFHLIRLLYDEYMFYLVEHRVAMATGETPIAVMGEFSDLSSMMPSLMEKDASFSDDLASDGDMSRMSERSLSEPAVKRERIEISPSLQEI; encoded by the exons ATGCAGCGGTCAGAGGGCGGCTCAGAGTCGGCGTCCACTGTGGCGCTGAGAACCTCCACTTCGGCCCAGGCGCCGGTGGTTCAGCCCGTTCCCGCCTCGCAACAG CGTGTGTTAGTTCAGGCCACCGGCTCTTCCCAGAAGGGAGCTCAGGTGCAGCAGTTGCCAGTGCCTAGAGTGCAACAGGTCCCTcagcag gtcCAGCAGGTTCAGCATGTGTACCAGTCCCAGGTGCAGTATGTGGAGGGAGCAGAAGCAGTCTACCCCAATGGCACAAT tcgaACTGCATACTCGTACAACCCAGAGTCCCAGCTGTACGGACAGGGCAGCGGAAGCACCTATTTTGACACTCAAGCAGGTGGTACTCAGGTTACCACCGTCGTCTCCTCTGCTGGCGGAGTGCCTGCCCACAGCATGGTGGGAATTGCCATGGACGTGGGCAGCAGTCAGATCATTTCCAGCGGCAGCGCCTACTTGATCCACGGAGGGATGGAGAGCGGCCGCCACCATACCTCTCACTCCTCGCGCTCCTCATCCGCAATG ttgCAGTGGCTGTTGGACAATTATGAAACGGCTGAGGGTGTGAGTTTGCCGCGGAGCTCTCTTTATAACCACTATCTCAGACACTGTCAGGAGCAAAAACTGGATCCGGTTAATGCAGCCTCCTTTGGCAAACTCATCCGATCTGTCTTCATGGGCCTTCGCACACGCCGACTTGGCACAAG gggGAACTCAAAATACCATTATTACGGTATTCGTCTCAAGCCTGACTCGCCTCTCAACCGCTTGCAGGAGGACACACAGTACATGGCAATGAGACAACAACCTGTCCATCAGAAACAGAG GTTTAAGCCCTTTCACAAGATGGATGGGATGGGGGACAGTCTGAACAGCGGCTCCCAGCACTCGTCCAGCACCCCTGAGCAGAGTGTGGCGGCACAAAGCCAGCATCACCAGCAGTATATTG ATGTGTCTCATGTCCTGCCCCCCTTCCCTTCTCCTGATCTGGGCTCCTGTCCTCTGCCTGAGTCAATCAGCATAAACGATGTGAAAAAACTACAGAGCAACTACAGGATTCACTGTGAG GCGACTCTGGACGTAGTGATGAACTTGCAGTTTCATCTCATAGAGAAGCTATGGCAGACCTTTTGGTATTCAACAGCGCCATCTAGCGACGGAGCCACTACCATTCCTAACAG TGAAGAGGATGTGGAGGACATCAGAGGATTCCCCAGAGAGAAGCTGATCGCTCTGTGTAAATACGAACCAATCAAACAGTGGATGAGGAGCTGCGATCACATCCTGTATCAGGCACTGGTGGAGATCCTCATCCCTGATGTGCTGCGGCCTGTGCCCA GCACCCTTACTCAAGCTATCAGAAACTTCGCCAAGAGTCTGGAAGGGTGGCTGACCTCAGCCATGAGTGACTACCCACAGGAGATTGTCCGCACTAAG GCAGCAGTAGTGAGTGCGTTTGCGCAGACCCTGCGCCGCTACACCTCTCTGAATCACCTGGCCCAGGCAGCACGAGCCGTCCTGCAGAACACGTCCCAGATCAACCAGATGCTCAGCGACCTCAACAGAGTGGACTTCGCTAACGTGCAG GAGCAGGCGTCCTGGGTGTGCCAGTGTGACGAGAGCGTGGTCCAGCGTTTGGAGCAGGACTTTAAGGTGACCCTGCAGCAGCAGAGCTCCCTGGATCAGTGGGCCGCTTGGCTAGATAACGTGGTTAACCAAGTGCTCAAACCGTATGAGGGCAGCAGCAGCTTCCCCCGCGCCGCACGCCAGTTCCTGCTCAAGTGGTCCTTCTACAG CTCCATGGTGATCAGAGACCTGACTCTGCGCTCGGCCGCCAGCTTCGGCTCCTTCCACCTCATCCGTCTGCTCTACGATGAATACATGTTCTATTTGGTGGAACACCGCGTCGCCATGGCAACCGGAGAGACGCCCATCGCTGTCATGGGGGAG TTCAGTGACCTCAGTTCCATGATGCCTTCACTCATGGAGAAAG ATGCCTCGTTCTCAGACGATCTGGCCAGTGACGGAGACATGTCGAGGATGAGCGAAAGAAGCCTGAGCGAGCCGGCGGTGAAGAGAGAGCGAATCGAGATCAGTCCCTCCCTGCAGGAGATCTAA
- the rfx2 gene encoding DNA-binding protein RFX2 isoform X3: MQRSEGGSESASTVALRTSTSAQAPVVQPVPASQQVQQVQHVYQSQVQYVEGAEAVYPNGTIRTAYSYNPESQLYGQGSGSTYFDTQAGGTQVTTVVSSAGGVPAHSMVGIAMDVGSSQIISSGSAYLIHGGMESGRHHTSHSSRSSSAMLEVAIENLQKSEGIATHKSSLLNSHLQWLLDNYETAEGVSLPRSSLYNHYLRHCQEQKLDPVNAASFGKLIRSVFMGLRTRRLGTRGNSKYHYYGIRLKPDSPLNRLQEDTQYMAMRQQPVHQKQRFKPFHKMDGMGDSLNSGSQHSSSTPEQSVAAQSQHHQQYIDVSHVLPPFPSPDLGSCPLPESISINDVKKLQSNYRIHCEATLDVVMNLQFHLIEKLWQTFWYSTAPSSDGATTIPNSEEDVEDIRGFPREKLIALCKYEPIKQWMRSCDHILYQALVEILIPDVLRPVPSTLTQAIRNFAKSLEGWLTSAMSDYPQEIVRTKAAVVSAFAQTLRRYTSLNHLAQAARAVLQNTSQINQMLSDLNRVDFANVQEQASWVCQCDESVVQRLEQDFKVTLQQQSSLDQWAAWLDNVVNQVLKPYEGSSSFPRAARQFLLKWSFYSSMVIRDLTLRSAASFGSFHLIRLLYDEYMFYLVEHRVAMATGETPIAVMGEFSDLSSMMPSLMEKDASFSDDLASDGDMSRMSERSLSEPAVKRERIEISPSLQEI; this comes from the exons ATGCAGCGGTCAGAGGGCGGCTCAGAGTCGGCGTCCACTGTGGCGCTGAGAACCTCCACTTCGGCCCAGGCGCCGGTGGTTCAGCCCGTTCCCGCCTCGCAACAG gtcCAGCAGGTTCAGCATGTGTACCAGTCCCAGGTGCAGTATGTGGAGGGAGCAGAAGCAGTCTACCCCAATGGCACAAT tcgaACTGCATACTCGTACAACCCAGAGTCCCAGCTGTACGGACAGGGCAGCGGAAGCACCTATTTTGACACTCAAGCAGGTGGTACTCAGGTTACCACCGTCGTCTCCTCTGCTGGCGGAGTGCCTGCCCACAGCATGGTGGGAATTGCCATGGACGTGGGCAGCAGTCAGATCATTTCCAGCGGCAGCGCCTACTTGATCCACGGAGGGATGGAGAGCGGCCGCCACCATACCTCTCACTCCTCGCGCTCCTCATCCGCAATG CTTGAAGTGGCGATTGAAAACCTCCAAAAGTCAGAAGGGATTGCCACTCACAAAAGCAGCCTGCTCAACAGCCAT ttgCAGTGGCTGTTGGACAATTATGAAACGGCTGAGGGTGTGAGTTTGCCGCGGAGCTCTCTTTATAACCACTATCTCAGACACTGTCAGGAGCAAAAACTGGATCCGGTTAATGCAGCCTCCTTTGGCAAACTCATCCGATCTGTCTTCATGGGCCTTCGCACACGCCGACTTGGCACAAG gggGAACTCAAAATACCATTATTACGGTATTCGTCTCAAGCCTGACTCGCCTCTCAACCGCTTGCAGGAGGACACACAGTACATGGCAATGAGACAACAACCTGTCCATCAGAAACAGAG GTTTAAGCCCTTTCACAAGATGGATGGGATGGGGGACAGTCTGAACAGCGGCTCCCAGCACTCGTCCAGCACCCCTGAGCAGAGTGTGGCGGCACAAAGCCAGCATCACCAGCAGTATATTG ATGTGTCTCATGTCCTGCCCCCCTTCCCTTCTCCTGATCTGGGCTCCTGTCCTCTGCCTGAGTCAATCAGCATAAACGATGTGAAAAAACTACAGAGCAACTACAGGATTCACTGTGAG GCGACTCTGGACGTAGTGATGAACTTGCAGTTTCATCTCATAGAGAAGCTATGGCAGACCTTTTGGTATTCAACAGCGCCATCTAGCGACGGAGCCACTACCATTCCTAACAG TGAAGAGGATGTGGAGGACATCAGAGGATTCCCCAGAGAGAAGCTGATCGCTCTGTGTAAATACGAACCAATCAAACAGTGGATGAGGAGCTGCGATCACATCCTGTATCAGGCACTGGTGGAGATCCTCATCCCTGATGTGCTGCGGCCTGTGCCCA GCACCCTTACTCAAGCTATCAGAAACTTCGCCAAGAGTCTGGAAGGGTGGCTGACCTCAGCCATGAGTGACTACCCACAGGAGATTGTCCGCACTAAG GCAGCAGTAGTGAGTGCGTTTGCGCAGACCCTGCGCCGCTACACCTCTCTGAATCACCTGGCCCAGGCAGCACGAGCCGTCCTGCAGAACACGTCCCAGATCAACCAGATGCTCAGCGACCTCAACAGAGTGGACTTCGCTAACGTGCAG GAGCAGGCGTCCTGGGTGTGCCAGTGTGACGAGAGCGTGGTCCAGCGTTTGGAGCAGGACTTTAAGGTGACCCTGCAGCAGCAGAGCTCCCTGGATCAGTGGGCCGCTTGGCTAGATAACGTGGTTAACCAAGTGCTCAAACCGTATGAGGGCAGCAGCAGCTTCCCCCGCGCCGCACGCCAGTTCCTGCTCAAGTGGTCCTTCTACAG CTCCATGGTGATCAGAGACCTGACTCTGCGCTCGGCCGCCAGCTTCGGCTCCTTCCACCTCATCCGTCTGCTCTACGATGAATACATGTTCTATTTGGTGGAACACCGCGTCGCCATGGCAACCGGAGAGACGCCCATCGCTGTCATGGGGGAG TTCAGTGACCTCAGTTCCATGATGCCTTCACTCATGGAGAAAG ATGCCTCGTTCTCAGACGATCTGGCCAGTGACGGAGACATGTCGAGGATGAGCGAAAGAAGCCTGAGCGAGCCGGCGGTGAAGAGAGAGCGAATCGAGATCAGTCCCTCCCTGCAGGAGATCTAA
- the rfx2 gene encoding DNA-binding protein RFX2 isoform X1 translates to MQRSEGGSESASTVALRTSTSAQAPVVQPVPASQQRVLVQATGSSQKGAQVQQLPVPRVQQVPQQVQQVQHVYQSQVQYVEGAEAVYPNGTIRTAYSYNPESQLYGQGSGSTYFDTQAGGTQVTTVVSSAGGVPAHSMVGIAMDVGSSQIISSGSAYLIHGGMESGRHHTSHSSRSSSAMLEVAIENLQKSEGIATHKSSLLNSHLQWLLDNYETAEGVSLPRSSLYNHYLRHCQEQKLDPVNAASFGKLIRSVFMGLRTRRLGTRGNSKYHYYGIRLKPDSPLNRLQEDTQYMAMRQQPVHQKQRFKPFHKMDGMGDSLNSGSQHSSSTPEQSVAAQSQHHQQYIDVSHVLPPFPSPDLGSCPLPESISINDVKKLQSNYRIHCEATLDVVMNLQFHLIEKLWQTFWYSTAPSSDGATTIPNSEEDVEDIRGFPREKLIALCKYEPIKQWMRSCDHILYQALVEILIPDVLRPVPSTLTQAIRNFAKSLEGWLTSAMSDYPQEIVRTKAAVVSAFAQTLRRYTSLNHLAQAARAVLQNTSQINQMLSDLNRVDFANVQEQASWVCQCDESVVQRLEQDFKVTLQQQSSLDQWAAWLDNVVNQVLKPYEGSSSFPRAARQFLLKWSFYSSMVIRDLTLRSAASFGSFHLIRLLYDEYMFYLVEHRVAMATGETPIAVMGEFSDLSSMMPSLMEKDASFSDDLASDGDMSRMSERSLSEPAVKRERIEISPSLQEI, encoded by the exons ATGCAGCGGTCAGAGGGCGGCTCAGAGTCGGCGTCCACTGTGGCGCTGAGAACCTCCACTTCGGCCCAGGCGCCGGTGGTTCAGCCCGTTCCCGCCTCGCAACAG CGTGTGTTAGTTCAGGCCACCGGCTCTTCCCAGAAGGGAGCTCAGGTGCAGCAGTTGCCAGTGCCTAGAGTGCAACAGGTCCCTcagcag gtcCAGCAGGTTCAGCATGTGTACCAGTCCCAGGTGCAGTATGTGGAGGGAGCAGAAGCAGTCTACCCCAATGGCACAAT tcgaACTGCATACTCGTACAACCCAGAGTCCCAGCTGTACGGACAGGGCAGCGGAAGCACCTATTTTGACACTCAAGCAGGTGGTACTCAGGTTACCACCGTCGTCTCCTCTGCTGGCGGAGTGCCTGCCCACAGCATGGTGGGAATTGCCATGGACGTGGGCAGCAGTCAGATCATTTCCAGCGGCAGCGCCTACTTGATCCACGGAGGGATGGAGAGCGGCCGCCACCATACCTCTCACTCCTCGCGCTCCTCATCCGCAATG CTTGAAGTGGCGATTGAAAACCTCCAAAAGTCAGAAGGGATTGCCACTCACAAAAGCAGCCTGCTCAACAGCCAT ttgCAGTGGCTGTTGGACAATTATGAAACGGCTGAGGGTGTGAGTTTGCCGCGGAGCTCTCTTTATAACCACTATCTCAGACACTGTCAGGAGCAAAAACTGGATCCGGTTAATGCAGCCTCCTTTGGCAAACTCATCCGATCTGTCTTCATGGGCCTTCGCACACGCCGACTTGGCACAAG gggGAACTCAAAATACCATTATTACGGTATTCGTCTCAAGCCTGACTCGCCTCTCAACCGCTTGCAGGAGGACACACAGTACATGGCAATGAGACAACAACCTGTCCATCAGAAACAGAG GTTTAAGCCCTTTCACAAGATGGATGGGATGGGGGACAGTCTGAACAGCGGCTCCCAGCACTCGTCCAGCACCCCTGAGCAGAGTGTGGCGGCACAAAGCCAGCATCACCAGCAGTATATTG ATGTGTCTCATGTCCTGCCCCCCTTCCCTTCTCCTGATCTGGGCTCCTGTCCTCTGCCTGAGTCAATCAGCATAAACGATGTGAAAAAACTACAGAGCAACTACAGGATTCACTGTGAG GCGACTCTGGACGTAGTGATGAACTTGCAGTTTCATCTCATAGAGAAGCTATGGCAGACCTTTTGGTATTCAACAGCGCCATCTAGCGACGGAGCCACTACCATTCCTAACAG TGAAGAGGATGTGGAGGACATCAGAGGATTCCCCAGAGAGAAGCTGATCGCTCTGTGTAAATACGAACCAATCAAACAGTGGATGAGGAGCTGCGATCACATCCTGTATCAGGCACTGGTGGAGATCCTCATCCCTGATGTGCTGCGGCCTGTGCCCA GCACCCTTACTCAAGCTATCAGAAACTTCGCCAAGAGTCTGGAAGGGTGGCTGACCTCAGCCATGAGTGACTACCCACAGGAGATTGTCCGCACTAAG GCAGCAGTAGTGAGTGCGTTTGCGCAGACCCTGCGCCGCTACACCTCTCTGAATCACCTGGCCCAGGCAGCACGAGCCGTCCTGCAGAACACGTCCCAGATCAACCAGATGCTCAGCGACCTCAACAGAGTGGACTTCGCTAACGTGCAG GAGCAGGCGTCCTGGGTGTGCCAGTGTGACGAGAGCGTGGTCCAGCGTTTGGAGCAGGACTTTAAGGTGACCCTGCAGCAGCAGAGCTCCCTGGATCAGTGGGCCGCTTGGCTAGATAACGTGGTTAACCAAGTGCTCAAACCGTATGAGGGCAGCAGCAGCTTCCCCCGCGCCGCACGCCAGTTCCTGCTCAAGTGGTCCTTCTACAG CTCCATGGTGATCAGAGACCTGACTCTGCGCTCGGCCGCCAGCTTCGGCTCCTTCCACCTCATCCGTCTGCTCTACGATGAATACATGTTCTATTTGGTGGAACACCGCGTCGCCATGGCAACCGGAGAGACGCCCATCGCTGTCATGGGGGAG TTCAGTGACCTCAGTTCCATGATGCCTTCACTCATGGAGAAAG ATGCCTCGTTCTCAGACGATCTGGCCAGTGACGGAGACATGTCGAGGATGAGCGAAAGAAGCCTGAGCGAGCCGGCGGTGAAGAGAGAGCGAATCGAGATCAGTCCCTCCCTGCAGGAGATCTAA